From the genome of Streptomyces sp. NBC_00659, one region includes:
- a CDS encoding very short patch repair endonuclease yields MADDPQWEAPEGSWASSAARRRNMQAIRSRDTKPEWLIRRLVHAQGLRYRVSARPLPDLRRTADMVFRPAKVAIFVDGCYWHGCPEHYVPPKTNSGYWSEKVVRNMQRDRDTNQRLKEAGWLVLRFWEHEPSGTCADIIAATVLTRRADSRNP; encoded by the coding sequence GTGGCCGATGATCCGCAGTGGGAAGCACCGGAAGGCTCCTGGGCTTCGTCCGCAGCCCGCCGTCGCAACATGCAGGCGATCCGCAGCCGTGACACAAAGCCCGAGTGGCTGATCCGGCGGCTAGTACACGCTCAAGGCTTGCGATACCGCGTGTCCGCGCGTCCGCTGCCGGATCTTCGCCGGACGGCTGACATGGTGTTCCGTCCGGCAAAGGTGGCTATTTTCGTCGATGGCTGCTACTGGCACGGGTGCCCCGAACACTACGTGCCGCCCAAGACGAACTCGGGCTACTGGTCAGAGAAGGTCGTGCGCAACATGCAGCGCGACCGTGATACTAACCAGCGGCTCAAGGAAGCTGGGTGGCTCGTGCTCCGGTTCTGGGAACATGAGCCGTCAGGAACCTGTGCTGACATAATCGCCGCGACGGTCCTTACGCGCCGAGCGGATTCGCGGAACCCCTGA